One Diospyros lotus cultivar Yz01 chromosome 1, ASM1463336v1, whole genome shotgun sequence genomic window carries:
- the LOC127806141 gene encoding protein NONRESPONDING TO OXYLIPINS 2, mitochondrial isoform X2 yields MASACRSALVAGARSAAARPKALLPKTLLSPKPTPSSSPFSSSTRTSPSAALRIAAVLGSVETMMPLHSAIASARLRSSIAVDSTCWSWLSQDFAVPR; encoded by the exons ATGGCGTCGGCGTGCCGATCAGCTCTGGTGGCCGGTGCTCGTTCGGCGGCAGCCAGACCAAAAGCGCTACTTCCCAAAACCCTATTATCTCCGAAACCCACTCCCTCTTcctctcctttctcttcttccacGAGAACCAGCCCTTCCGCTGCGTTGAG GATTGCTGCAGTGCTGGGAAGCGTGGAGACGATGATGCCGCTTCACAGCGCGATTGCTTCAGCTCGTCTCAGATCTAGCATCGCCGTTGATTCCACCTGCTGGAGCTGGCTTTCTCAAG ACTTTGCTGTTCCTCGGTGA
- the LOC127806134 gene encoding BTB/POZ domain-containing protein At1g63850-like isoform X2, whose protein sequence is MTTGGNGGGAPMKRQRVGSNSRLAAIDSSRSDGTIAEASRKPPGLRRSTSHSLLPSSSLAAASGGFNDPSTSDVVLRLFYLDQSSSFVSDDSESFSDDSDVQIFLHSDVLRESKYFAALFSERWHRDSGVLDSDSSRKIYRLNLGISSTSGSIDNHLLVLRLLYTNDFSSMINSVSTALSILPVALELLFEDCVSFCVRFLEAVPWSEEEEKRVLSLVPFLNDEESRELLARVSPKNDSAEEMLKGLILTAIHNHPNMAFAKAFVAKLLRDFSSKESAKRVLDLAFEKSLKVVKESLEEYSSPAFRGDYNETEAIQRLNLHTAMTNGRHMLWLVDRMIELGLADTAVKEWSNQASFTADLQRALRDDAWRNIVPGLPAVVLRCTFKLANAVAAGTILAAREVYLLHYSTLDCLIQDSGLASCVAW, encoded by the exons ATGACAACAGGTGGCAATGGCGGTGGCGCGCCGATGAAGAGGCAGCGGGTGGGGAGCAACAGCCGCCTCGCCGCCATCGATTCATCCCGTTCCGATGGAACCATTGCCGAGGCCTCCCGCAAACCGCCAGGTCTCCGCCGCTCCACCTCTCACTCACTACTCCCCTCCTCTTCTCTCGCAGCCGCATCCGGTGGATTCAACGATCCCTCCACTTCCGACGTTGTTCTCCGTCTCTTCTACCTCGACCAATCCTCGTCCTTCGTCTCCGACGATTCCGAGTCCTTCTCGGACGATTCCGACGTCCAGATCTTCCTACACTCGGATGTACTTCGCGAATCGAAATACTTCGCCGCGTTGTTCTCCGAGCGGTGGCACAGAGACTCAGGTGTTCTGGACTCTGACAGCTCTAGGAAAATTTACCGGTTAAATTTGGGGATTTCGTCGACTTCTGGATCGATCGACAATCATTTGCTTGTTCTCAGGCTTCTTTACACGAATGATTTCTCGAGCATGATTAATAGCGTTTCGACGGCTCTCTCGATACTTCCCGTGGCCCTCGAACTACTATTCGAGGATTGTGTTAGCTTTTGCGTTCGGTTCTTGGAGGCGGTACCGTGGAgcgaagaggaagagaagagagttCTGAGTTTGGTGCCCTTTCTCAATGATGAAGAGTCTCGGGAGCTTCTCGCTAGGGTTTCTCCTAAAAATGATTCGGCCGAGGAAATGCTTAAGGGGCTGATTCTGACGGCAATTCACAACCACCCGAACATGGCCTTCGCGAAAGCTTTTGTTGCGAagctcttgagagatttttcctCGAAGGAATCGGCGAAGAGAGTGTTGGATCTGGCTTTTGAGAAGAGTCTGAAGGTCGTGAAAGAGTCTTTGGAGGAGTACTCGAGTCCTGCTTTTAGGGGGGACTATAACGAGACAGAGGCGATCCAGAGATTGAATTTGCATACTGCAATGACGAATGGGAGGCATATGTTATGGTTGGTGGACAGGATGATTGAACTGGGGTTAGCAGATACTGCCGTGAAGGAGTGGAGCAACCAGGCTTCGTTCACAGCGGATTTGCAGAGGGCATTACGGGATGACGCCTGGAGGAATATTGTACCTGGACTTCCTGCTGTTGTGCTTCGCTGCACGTTTAAGCTTGCCAACGCTGTCGCAGCTGGAACCATTTTGGCTGCTAGAGAG GTCTACTTGCTGCATTATTCTACACTTGACTGTTTGATTCAGGACTCAGGGCTGGCAAGTTGTGTTGCTTG GTAA
- the LOC127795025 gene encoding probable receptor-like serine/threonine-protein kinase At4g34500, whose product MAVSGQDAGGGGSSGRSVFHSLASKTPIMGLKLYVLIGICFACIIVVFFLVFLRLRSNRNSRRRGTLVKHGSGLLPLVSEEIIQIKGSDLAEKGKIDGHEKERGANVRAKLGKVIGVEIGKGSSGSNVSGGSQSETTSSSAVSADGPNIGWGRWYSLKELEVATRGFSDENVIGEGGYGIVYRGVLQDGSVVAVKNLLNNKGQAEKEFKVEVEAIGKVRHKNLVGLIGYCADGARRSLVYEYVDNGNLEQWLHGDVGPVSPLTWDVRMRIAVGTAKGLAYLHEGLEPKVVHRDVKSSNILLDRKWNAKVSDFGLAKLLGPEKSYVTTRVMGTFGYVSPEYASTGMLNEWSDVYSFGVLLMELITGKSPVDYSRAPGEMNLVDWFKGMVANRRGEEMLDPLIRVQPSPRALKRVLLVCLRCVDLDAKKRPKMGQIIHMLEGDEFPFRSEPRTTRETAPLRSHATVVTGKVSRASKDEAGGDGLRSKWR is encoded by the exons ATGGCGGTTTCCGGCCAAGATGCCGGCGGCGGCGGAAGCTCAGGGAGATCCGTCTTTCACAGTCTGGCCTCCAAAACGCCAATTATGGGGCTGAAACTCTACGTCCTGATCGGAATATGCTTTGCGTGCATAATCGTAGTCTTTTTCCTGGTTTTCCTTCGTCTTCGTTCGAATCGAAACTCGAGACGGCGAGGGACGCTGGTTAAGCACGGTTCGGGGTTGTTACCTCTGGTCTCGGAGGAGATCATCCAAATCAAGGGATCGGATCTAGCGGAGAAGGGGAAAATCGATGGACATGAGAAGGAGAGAGGTGCGAATGTCAGGGCGAAGTTGGGGAAAGTGATTGGGGTTGAGATCGGGAAAGGGAGTTCAGGAAGCAACGTCTCCGGCGGGAGCCAAAGCGAAACGACGTCGTCGTCGGCGGTGTCGGCCGACGGACCGAACATCGGGTGGGGCCGGTGGTACAGCTTAAAGGAGCTGGAGGTGGCGACACGAGGATTTTCGGATGAGAATGTGATCGGTGAAGGCGGTTACGGGATTGTATACAGAGGGGTTTTACAGGATGGCTCGGTGGTTGCGGTGAAGAATCTTCTAAATAACAA GGGTCAGGCAGAGAAGGAGTTCAAGGTGGAAGTGGAAGCAATTGGAAAAGTGAGGCACAAGAATCTGGTGGGTCTTATTGGGTATTGTGCAGACGGTGCTAGAAG GTCGCTTGTGTACGAGTACGTTGACAATGGCAACCTGGAGCAATGGCTACATGGTGATGTAGGGCCCGTTAGTCCTCTCACTTGGGATGTTCGGATGAGGATTGCAGTTGGGACGGCAAAAGG ACTAGCCTATTTACATGAAGGACTAGAACCCAAAGTTGTGCATCGTGATGTGAAATCTAGTAATATTCTTCTGGATAGAAAATGGAATGCTAAAGTGTCAGATTTTGGACTGGCTAAGCTTTTGGGACCCGAGAAGAGTTATGTGACTACGAGAGTAATGGGAACATTCgg CTATGTCTCTCCAGAATATGCAAGTACAGGTATGCTCAATGAGTGGAGCGATGTGTATAGTTTTGGGGTTCTGCTTATGGAATTAATCACAGGAAAGAGCCCAGTTGATTATTCAAGAGCACCTGGAGAG ATGAACTTGGTTGATTGGTTCAAAGGAATGGTCGCAAATCGGCGTGGGGAGGAGATGTTGGACCCCCTGATTCGAGTGCAGCCTTCTCCAAGAGCATTGAAGAGAGTGTTGTTGGTCTGCCTTCGCTGTGTGGATTTGGATGCTAAAAAACGACCAAAGATGGGGCAAATAATACACATGCTGGAGGGTGATGAGTTTCCTTTTCGATCT GAACCTCGGACAACCAGAGAAACAGCTCCTCTGCGTTCCCATGCGACTGTTGTTACTGGCAAAGTCTCACGTGCATCCAAGGATGAAGCGGGCGGTGACGGGCTGAGATCAAAATGGAGATAA
- the LOC127806134 gene encoding BTB/POZ domain-containing protein At3g05675-like isoform X1, which yields MTTGGNGGGAPMKRQRVGSNSRLAAIDSSRSDGTIAEASRKPPGLRRSTSHSLLPSSSLAAASGGFNDPSTSDVVLRLFYLDQSSSFVSDDSESFSDDSDVQIFLHSDVLRESKYFAALFSERWHRDSGVLDSDSSRKIYRLNLGISSTSGSIDNHLLVLRLLYTNDFSSMINSVSTALSILPVALELLFEDCVSFCVRFLEAVPWSEEEEKRVLSLVPFLNDEESRELLARVSPKNDSAEEMLKGLILTAIHNHPNMAFAKAFVAKLLRDFSSKESAKRVLDLAFEKSLKVVKESLEEYSSPAFRGDYNETEAIQRLNLHTAMTNGRHMLWLVDRMIELGLADTAVKEWSNQASFTADLQRALRDDAWRNIVPGLPAVVLRCTFKLANAVAAGTILAAREVRMKLVNYWLPVLIVCKENMSPMLHSQKSLYLELEETFLRIISTLPISDAQGLLQQCLSFSTRSVEDCPHLVTAFNTWFRRATHRPRPDE from the exons ATGACAACAGGTGGCAATGGCGGTGGCGCGCCGATGAAGAGGCAGCGGGTGGGGAGCAACAGCCGCCTCGCCGCCATCGATTCATCCCGTTCCGATGGAACCATTGCCGAGGCCTCCCGCAAACCGCCAGGTCTCCGCCGCTCCACCTCTCACTCACTACTCCCCTCCTCTTCTCTCGCAGCCGCATCCGGTGGATTCAACGATCCCTCCACTTCCGACGTTGTTCTCCGTCTCTTCTACCTCGACCAATCCTCGTCCTTCGTCTCCGACGATTCCGAGTCCTTCTCGGACGATTCCGACGTCCAGATCTTCCTACACTCGGATGTACTTCGCGAATCGAAATACTTCGCCGCGTTGTTCTCCGAGCGGTGGCACAGAGACTCAGGTGTTCTGGACTCTGACAGCTCTAGGAAAATTTACCGGTTAAATTTGGGGATTTCGTCGACTTCTGGATCGATCGACAATCATTTGCTTGTTCTCAGGCTTCTTTACACGAATGATTTCTCGAGCATGATTAATAGCGTTTCGACGGCTCTCTCGATACTTCCCGTGGCCCTCGAACTACTATTCGAGGATTGTGTTAGCTTTTGCGTTCGGTTCTTGGAGGCGGTACCGTGGAgcgaagaggaagagaagagagttCTGAGTTTGGTGCCCTTTCTCAATGATGAAGAGTCTCGGGAGCTTCTCGCTAGGGTTTCTCCTAAAAATGATTCGGCCGAGGAAATGCTTAAGGGGCTGATTCTGACGGCAATTCACAACCACCCGAACATGGCCTTCGCGAAAGCTTTTGTTGCGAagctcttgagagatttttcctCGAAGGAATCGGCGAAGAGAGTGTTGGATCTGGCTTTTGAGAAGAGTCTGAAGGTCGTGAAAGAGTCTTTGGAGGAGTACTCGAGTCCTGCTTTTAGGGGGGACTATAACGAGACAGAGGCGATCCAGAGATTGAATTTGCATACTGCAATGACGAATGGGAGGCATATGTTATGGTTGGTGGACAGGATGATTGAACTGGGGTTAGCAGATACTGCCGTGAAGGAGTGGAGCAACCAGGCTTCGTTCACAGCGGATTTGCAGAGGGCATTACGGGATGACGCCTGGAGGAATATTGTACCTGGACTTCCTGCTGTTGTGCTTCGCTGCACGTTTAAGCTTGCCAACGCTGTCGCAGCTGGAACCATTTTGGCTGCTAGAGAG GTAAGGATGAAACTCGTAAATTATTGGCTGCCGGTGCTGATTGTGTGCAAAGAAAATATGTCCCCGATGCTACACAGCCAGAAATCACTATATCTGGAGCTTGAAGAAACATTCCTGAGAATCATCTCTACGCTGCCCATATCTGATGCACAGGGGTTGTTGCAGCAGTGCCTCAGCTTCTCAACTCGAAGTGTTGAAGACTGCCCTCACTTGGTAACTGCCTTCAATACCTGGTTCCGCCGTGCAACTCATCGCCCCCGCCCCGATGAATGA
- the LOC127806141 gene encoding protein NONRESPONDING TO OXYLIPINS 2, mitochondrial isoform X1 translates to MASACRSALVAGARSAAARPKALLPKTLLSPKPTPSSSPFSSSTRTSPSAALRIAAVLGSVETMMPLHSAIASARLRSSIAVDSTCWSWLSQGLATPL, encoded by the exons ATGGCGTCGGCGTGCCGATCAGCTCTGGTGGCCGGTGCTCGTTCGGCGGCAGCCAGACCAAAAGCGCTACTTCCCAAAACCCTATTATCTCCGAAACCCACTCCCTCTTcctctcctttctcttcttccacGAGAACCAGCCCTTCCGCTGCGTTGAG GATTGCTGCAGTGCTGGGAAGCGTGGAGACGATGATGCCGCTTCACAGCGCGATTGCTTCAGCTCGTCTCAGATCTAGCATCGCCGTTGATTCCACCTGCTGGAGCTGGCTTTCTCAAG GGCTTGCAACACCGTTGTGA
- the LOC127807206 gene encoding NADH dehydrogenase [ubiquinone] iron-sulfur protein 8, mitochondrial, with protein MAAILARKSLSALRSRQLILAGQALQSPNHYGMAFATRSFATKHSFSTDKDDEEREKLSKEISKDWNSVFEQSINTLFLTEMVRGLMLTLKYFFEPKVTINYPFEKGPLSPRFRGEHALRRYPTGEERCIACKLCEAICPAQAITIEAEEREDGSRRTTRYDIDMTKCIYCGFCQEACPVDAIVEGPNFEFATETHEELLYDKEKLLENGDRWETEIAENLRSESLYR; from the exons ATGGCAGCCATCTTAGCTCGGAAGTCACTATCTGCTCTTCGTTCTCGTCAGCTT atctTGGCAGGACAAGCCTTGCAGAGTCCAAATCATTATGGGATGGCATTTGCTACACGATCATTTGCAACCAAACACTCATTTTCCACTGATAAAG AtgatgaagaaagagagaaattgtcAAAAGAGATCTCTAAGGATTGGAATTCTG TGTTTGAACAAAGCATAAATACATTATTCCTCACTGAAATGGTCCGCGGTCTGATGTTGACACTGAAGTACTTCTTTGAACCAAAAGTTACT ATCAATTATCCATTTGAGAAAGGGCCTTTGAGTCCTCGATTCCGTGGTGAACATGCACTCCGACGTTATCCGACCGGGGAGGAGCGGTGCATTGCCTGTAAACTCTGTGAAGCT ATTTGTCCAGCTCAAGCCATCACGATCGAGGCTGAGGAACGTGAAGATGGAAGCCGTAGAACAACCAG GTATGACATTGACATGACAAAATGCATCTATTGTGGCTTCTGCCAAGAGGCATGCCCTGTCGATGCCATTGTTGAAGGACCCAATTTCGAATTTGCAACAGAGACTCACGAG GAGCTTCTCTATGATAAGGAGAAGCTGCTTGAGAATGGAGACCGATGGGAAACTGAAATTGCAGAGAACCTGAGATCTGAAAGCCTCTACCGTTGA